The proteins below come from a single Streptococcus canis genomic window:
- a CDS encoding ABC-three component system protein has product MDFPTYFRILKKYLGDGATIPEFFRELIEMITDDDAEDIISASGITSDKADSTLISYTKPKRGFTKKMANQLLYRVNSANMTESIESRPDETIQLLANEFNTYYPDITAENASQRIPEIFVDFIREKAGMGISTTAQKATFINQSNQLKKQYGQFLLTEANNCCAFPGCDRPLILTRGGLASENYEVSTIEKDKDAEPLNLIALCPDCFLTYQAESRKKIVTALKNVKKILVSAHNSQQSISDMKLDSGIVSVLTSLNKLKFDEYDISYDPKQLTDKISPENNRTLYQLVKNQVIDNYLTIQKIIINLDKQGRIDYEDIQYQMRSMYKKLKAAKHGNLEIFNTISEKLHKATLQDIYFCQMIVSYFIQKCEVLE; this is encoded by the coding sequence TTGGATTTTCCCACTTATTTTAGAATACTGAAAAAATATCTTGGAGATGGCGCGACTATCCCAGAGTTTTTTCGAGAACTCATTGAAATGATTACTGATGATGACGCCGAAGATATCATTAGTGCTTCTGGTATTACATCTGACAAAGCAGATAGTACGCTTATCTCTTATACAAAGCCCAAAAGAGGCTTCACCAAGAAGATGGCAAATCAATTGCTCTACCGGGTCAATTCAGCTAATATGACGGAGTCTATTGAAAGTAGGCCAGATGAAACTATTCAGTTACTAGCTAATGAATTTAATACTTATTATCCTGATATTACTGCTGAAAATGCCTCGCAAAGAATTCCAGAAATTTTCGTTGACTTCATTAGAGAGAAAGCTGGGATGGGAATATCAACCACAGCTCAAAAAGCTACATTTATTAACCAGTCGAATCAACTCAAAAAACAATATGGACAATTCTTACTGACGGAAGCAAATAACTGTTGTGCATTCCCAGGCTGTGATAGACCACTCATTTTAACAAGAGGTGGTTTAGCATCGGAAAACTATGAGGTTTCAACCATTGAAAAAGATAAGGACGCTGAACCACTGAATCTGATAGCCCTCTGCCCAGATTGTTTTTTAACCTATCAAGCAGAAAGTCGCAAAAAAATTGTAACAGCTCTAAAAAATGTTAAAAAGATTCTAGTCTCTGCACATAACAGCCAACAATCGATTTCTGATATGAAGTTAGATAGTGGAATTGTCTCAGTTTTGACTAGTCTCAATAAACTAAAATTTGATGAATATGATATCTCCTATGACCCGAAGCAATTGACTGATAAGATATCACCTGAGAACAATCGTACGCTTTATCAATTGGTTAAGAACCAAGTTATTGATAACTACTTAACCATTCAAAAAATCATTATAAATTTAGATAAACAAGGAAGAATCGATTACGAGGATATCCAATATCAAATGCGATCGATGTACAAAAAGTTAAAGGCTGCCAAGCATGGTAATCTTGAGATTTTCAATACTATTTCGGAAAAACTCCATAAAGCTACACTACAGGACATCTACTTCTGCCAGATGATTGTCTCTTACTTTATCCAAAAATGCGAGGTACTTGAATAA
- a CDS encoding ABC-three component system middle component 7 yields MQLPNKLYSYQKSTLAYLPRVLHEIKMGNSNVKDIFHTISEELEDPTDFLSIMDCLYTLNAIEMTNEGEVTLCL; encoded by the coding sequence ATGCAATTACCAAATAAACTTTATTCCTATCAAAAAAGCACCCTAGCCTATTTACCTAGAGTGCTACATGAAATTAAAATGGGGAACTCAAATGTGAAAGATATCTTTCATACTATCTCAGAAGAGTTGGAGGATCCGACAGATTTCTTATCCATCATGGATTGCTTATATACATTAAACGCCATTGAAATGACCAATGAAGGAGAGGTAACATTATGCTTATAG
- a CDS encoding DUF2326 domain-containing protein, with protein sequence MLIEMWSPVFKKDGQTREPIQFHPGLNVIMGMDLANNSIGKSSSLLAIDFIFGGNSYLKSIAVKKLGDHPIYFCFQFEKKFYFSRDTANPDIIIVCDKNYSPTGEIMDLGTFLNKLKKRYHLESSDLSFRLAMSGFFRIAGKNNQNTDFPLQVYASQKSSESITTLIQLFNLYDNIARYKERLKDKSDQLTTFRNARKYEFISNLVGGKKQFELNVSEIKRLEYGLSHLQDTYQDNICSDDIEKHQQKLQLRNTKLELESILRDKQRRLKLLDISIEFGLYPTESDLTELQQYFPDTNLKKLYEVETYHKKLATILDSEFSTERESLVGEIDELESQLVTLNQELQELGSIPNLSTEFLENYSKLTATINALKEQNEAYLKESALSKEKSEADSDLKRSTEDILIELEGKINAKMREFNNILYPDIRKAPQINLKAHNSYSFYTPDDDGTGTKFKGMILFDLTMLYLTNLPALAHDSLLLSNISYQATEALLKLYDQSKSLNKQVFLAFDKASSYSPEANQLLLENTVLRLSSNGNELYGISWNKGENSDEV encoded by the coding sequence ATGCTTATAGAAATGTGGTCGCCAGTCTTTAAAAAGGATGGACAAACTCGGGAACCGATTCAATTTCACCCTGGATTAAACGTTATCATGGGTATGGACTTAGCTAATAATTCTATCGGCAAATCCTCTTCTTTATTAGCAATTGACTTCATATTCGGAGGTAATAGCTATCTAAAATCAATTGCGGTTAAGAAATTAGGTGATCATCCTATCTACTTCTGCTTTCAATTTGAGAAAAAGTTTTATTTTTCAAGAGATACAGCCAATCCTGATATCATTATAGTGTGTGACAAGAACTACTCTCCAACTGGTGAAATAATGGACCTTGGAACGTTTCTTAACAAACTTAAGAAACGATATCATTTGGAATCCTCCGATTTATCATTCCGATTAGCTATGAGTGGTTTCTTTAGAATTGCAGGGAAAAATAATCAAAATACCGATTTCCCGTTACAAGTTTATGCAAGCCAAAAATCTTCCGAATCCATTACAACCCTTATCCAACTATTTAATTTGTATGATAACATTGCACGATACAAAGAAAGACTTAAGGATAAGAGTGACCAGTTAACAACGTTTCGCAATGCTCGAAAATATGAATTTATCTCCAACTTAGTTGGTGGTAAAAAGCAATTCGAGCTCAACGTCTCAGAAATTAAAAGATTGGAATATGGCTTATCACACCTTCAAGATACTTATCAAGACAACATTTGTTCGGATGACATTGAGAAACATCAGCAAAAACTCCAGCTTAGAAATACTAAGTTGGAGCTAGAAAGTATTCTCCGTGATAAACAAAGACGTCTTAAGCTATTAGATATCAGTATCGAATTTGGTTTATATCCTACTGAATCTGACTTAACAGAGCTTCAGCAATACTTCCCTGATACTAATCTCAAGAAATTATATGAAGTTGAGACCTACCACAAAAAATTGGCAACTATTTTAGATTCCGAATTCTCAACCGAACGTGAATCCCTAGTAGGTGAGATTGACGAATTAGAGAGTCAATTAGTAACTCTAAACCAAGAACTTCAAGAACTAGGAAGCATCCCAAATCTTTCAACTGAGTTCTTAGAAAACTACTCTAAACTAACAGCAACGATCAATGCACTCAAAGAGCAAAACGAAGCCTATCTGAAAGAGTCTGCTTTATCAAAAGAAAAGTCAGAAGCAGACTCTGACTTGAAGCGTAGCACCGAAGATATACTAATAGAGTTAGAAGGAAAAATCAATGCTAAAATGCGAGAGTTCAATAATATTCTGTATCCAGATATTCGCAAAGCCCCTCAAATCAATCTCAAAGCTCATAACAGCTACTCCTTCTACACCCCAGATGATGATGGTACAGGAACTAAGTTCAAAGGGATGATTTTATTTGACCTAACCATGCTCTATCTCACTAACCTGCCAGCACTGGCACACGACTCATTACTCTTGAGTAATATTAGCTACCAAGCAACCGAAGCTCTGTTGAAGCTATATGACCAATCAAAATCACTAAATAAGCAGGTGTTTTTAGCTTTCGATAAAGCAAGCTCATACTCTCCAGAAGCTAATCAACTCTTATTAGAAAATACTGTATTGCGACTCTCTAGTAACGGAAATGAACTCTACGGTATTTCATGGAATAAAGGAGAAAACTCAGATGAAGTTTAG
- a CDS encoding helix-turn-helix domain-containing protein, which yields MKFSYNKLWKLLIDKDWTKTKLRQEAGISSSTIAKLGKGENITTDILLKICITLDCKIEDIVEIIDNDD from the coding sequence ATGAAGTTTAGCTACAATAAATTATGGAAACTTCTCATTGATAAAGATTGGACAAAAACAAAGCTTAGACAAGAAGCTGGGATTAGTTCTTCCACGATCGCAAAATTAGGAAAAGGGGAAAATATCACTACTGATATTTTATTGAAAATTTGTATTACACTTGATTGTAAGATTGAAGATATAGTAGAAATTATAGATAATGATGATTAA
- the tnpB gene encoding IS66 family insertion sequence element accessory protein TnpB (TnpB, as the term is used for proteins encoded by IS66 family insertion elements, is considered an accessory protein, since TnpC, encoded by a neighboring gene, is a DDE family transposase.), producing MTINLSDLGQVYLVCGKTDMRQGIDSLAYLVKSQFDLDPFSGQVFLFCGGRKDRFKALYWDGQGFWLLYKRFEKGKLTWPNNEYDVKALTSEQLNWLMKGFFITPNINCTKSRDFY from the coding sequence ATGACCATTAACTTAAGTGATTTAGGCCAGGTCTATCTGGTTTGTGGAAAAACAGATATGAGACAGGGCATTGATTCGCTCGCTTATCTTGTTAAAAGTCAATTTGACCTAGATCCCTTCTCAGGTCAGGTATTCCTCTTTTGTGGGGGGCGGAAGGATCGCTTTAAAGCTCTTTATTGGGATGGTCAAGGATTCTGGCTCCTCTACAAGCGTTTTGAAAAAGGAAAACTCACTTGGCCAAACAATGAGTATGACGTTAAGGCTCTGACTTCTGAACAATTAAACTGGCTAATGAAAGGATTTTTCATCACTCCTAACATAAACTGTACAAAAAGTCGTGATTTCTATTGA
- a CDS encoding IS66 family transposase produces MEELLKIIKQQSNEIALLREQVVYLTQKIYGKSSEKTIQINGQLSLFEEEQLTEEKADLPR; encoded by the coding sequence ATGGAAGAATTACTTAAAATCATTAAACAGCAGTCTAATGAGATTGCTCTCCTTCGTGAACAAGTCGTTTATCTGACACAAAAAATTTATGGCAAATCATCTGAGAAAACGATTCAAATTAATGGGCAACTCAGTCTTTTTGAAGAAGAACAATTAACTGAAGAAAAAGCGGACTTACCCAGGTGA
- the tnpC gene encoding IS66 family transposase codes for MKKKRTYPGELETITYQRKKAKGKRQTILNQFKAEERHYHLTECACPDCHGALKEIGATVQRQELVFIPAQLKRVDHIQHAYKCLACSEKTLSDKIIKAPVPKAPLAHSLGSASIIAHTIHQKFHLKVPNYRQEEDWTKLGLPITRKEIANWHIKASQYYFEPLYELLHQKLLEQPVLHADETSYRVLESDSQLTYYWTFLSGKDEKEVITLYHHDKRRSGLVAQEFLGDYAGYVHCDMHGAYRQLETAKADKSSLVFKGLCYCDKMFALEESWADLSLQDRLMKRQDELEPLMAEFFDWCRRQAVLPGSKLGRAIDYSLKYEETFRTVLKDGSLVLSNNMAERAIKSLVMRRKNWLFSQSFEGAKSSAIIMSLLATAKRHHLDSEKYIGYLLENLPNEEIFAKKEVLEAYLPWAEKVQQNCR; via the coding sequence CTGAAGAAAAAGCGGACTTACCCAGGTGAACTTGAAACCATTACCTATCAGCGTAAGAAGGCTAAAGGAAAACGTCAAACCATTCTGAACCAATTTAAAGCCGAAGAAAGACATTATCACCTAACAGAATGTGCTTGTCCAGATTGTCATGGGGCTCTCAAAGAAATTGGTGCAACCGTTCAGCGTCAAGAACTGGTCTTTATTCCAGCACAGCTGAAGAGAGTTGACCATATCCAGCATGCCTACAAATGTCTGGCTTGTAGTGAGAAGACTCTCAGTGATAAAATTATCAAAGCTCCCGTACCTAAAGCACCACTAGCACATAGTCTAGGGTCTGCTTCAATCATTGCTCATACGATTCATCAGAAGTTTCATCTTAAAGTACCGAATTATCGTCAGGAAGAAGATTGGACTAAACTTGGTTTGCCTATAACACGCAAAGAAATCGCTAACTGGCATATTAAGGCAAGTCAGTATTATTTTGAACCACTTTATGAGCTTTTACACCAGAAATTACTAGAACAGCCCGTCCTTCATGCGGATGAAACCAGCTATCGCGTTTTAGAAAGCGATAGCCAGCTAACTTACTATTGGACCTTCTTATCTGGTAAGGATGAGAAAGAAGTAATCACTCTTTATCATCACGATAAGCGTCGTAGTGGGCTAGTTGCCCAAGAATTTCTAGGTGATTACGCTGGTTATGTTCATTGCGATATGCATGGGGCTTATCGTCAATTGGAGACTGCCAAGGCAGATAAGAGTTCTCTGGTGTTCAAAGGGCTGTGCTATTGTGATAAGATGTTTGCCTTAGAGGAGTCATGGGCTGATTTATCTTTACAAGATCGCCTGATGAAACGCCAAGATGAGTTAGAACCTTTGATGGCAGAGTTCTTTGACTGGTGTCGCAGGCAGGCTGTTCTTCCAGGCTCTAAGTTGGGACGTGCCATTGACTATAGCCTTAAGTATGAAGAAACGTTTAGAACTGTACTTAAAGATGGTAGTCTCGTCTTATCCAATAATATGGCGGAACGTGCGATCAAGTCTTTGGTTATGAGACGTAAAAATTGGCTCTTTTCACAAAGCTTTGAGGGTGCTAAATCAAGTGCTATCATTATGTCTCTATTGGCAACAGCTAAACGACATCACTTGGATAGCGAAAAATATATAGGTTACCTACTAGAGAATCTTCCGAATGAGGAGATATTCGCCAAAAAGGAAGTTCTAGAGGCTTATTTGCCATGGGCAGAGAAGGTACAACAAAATTGTAGATAA